Proteins encoded within one genomic window of Lynx canadensis isolate LIC74 chromosome B2, mLynCan4.pri.v2, whole genome shotgun sequence:
- the LOC115514712 gene encoding putative olfactory receptor 2W6 translates to MEKSNDSSEYGFILVGFSDRPRLELVLFMVNFTLYSVAVLGNSTIILVCILDPRLHTPMYFFLANLSFLDLCFSTSCIPQMLVNLWGPDKTISYASCAVQLFSFLCVGSVECILLAVMAYDRFAAVCRPLHYLVIVHPQLCLRLVAVAWGSGLVNAIVMSPLVMTLSRCGRRRVNHFLCEMPALIKMACVDARAVEMLAFTFAILIVLLPLALILVSYGHIAAAVLKIQSAAGRRKAFNTCSSHLTVVSLFYGSIIYMYMQPGNSASQDQGKFLTLFYNLVTPMLNPLIYTLRNKEVKGALKRVLGRQP, encoded by the coding sequence ATGGAAAAATCcaatgacagctcagagtatgGTTTTATCTTAGTGGGCTTTTCTGATCGTCCGAGGCTGGAGCTGGTACTCTTCATGGTCAATTTCACTCTGTATTCAGTGGCTGTGTTGGGAAACTCAACCATAATCCTTGTGTGTATTTTAGACCCTCGACTTCATACCCCAATGTACTTCTTTCTGGCCAATCTCTCCTTTCTAGATCTCTGCTTCAGTACGAGCTGTATCCCGCAGATGCTGGTGAATCTCTGGGGCCCTGACAAGACCATCAGCTACGCTAGCTGTGCGGTCCagctcttctccttcctctgtgtgGGGAGCGTGGAGTGCATCCTCCTGGCcgtgatggcctatgaccgcttcGCCGCGGTCTGCAGGCCTCTGCACTATCTGGTCATTGTGCACCCCCAGCTGTGTTTGCGACTGGTGGCCGTGGCCTGGGGGAGCGGACTGGTCAATGCCATCGTCATGTCCCCGCTCGTAATGACTCTGTCCAGATGTGGCCGGCGCAGGGTCAACCACTTCCTCTGTGAAATGCCAGCACTGATCAAGATGGCTTGTGTGGACGCCCGCGCGGTGGAAATGCTGGCCTTCACCTTCGCCATCCTCATCGTCCTCCTGCCCCTCGCCCTCATTCTCGTGTCCTACGGCCACATCGCGGCAGCCGTGCTGAAGATCCAGTCGGCCGCCGGGCGCCGCAAGGCATTCAACACCTGCAGCTCCCACCTGACCGTGGTCTCTCTGTTCTACGGGAGCATCATCTACATGTACATGCAGCCCGGGAACAGCGCTTCCCAAGACCAGGGCAAGTTTCTCACCCTCTTCTACAACCTGGTCACCCCCATGCTGAACCCACTCATATACACCTTAAGGAACAAGGAGGTAAAAGGAGCGCTGAAAAGGGTCTTGGGGAGGCAACCATGA